From Pan paniscus chromosome 9, NHGRI_mPanPan1-v2.0_pri, whole genome shotgun sequence, the proteins below share one genomic window:
- the LOC100993511 gene encoding LOW QUALITY PROTEIN: tripartite motif-containing protein 49D (The sequence of the model RefSeq protein was modified relative to this genomic sequence to represent the inferred CDS: substituted 1 base at 1 genomic stop codon) — MNSGISQDFQMEITCPICMNYFIDPVTIDCGHSFCRPCFYFNWQDIPILTQCFECMKTTWQRNLKTNIYLKQMAFLARKVSVWLFLSSEEQMCGTHRETKKMFCEVDKSLLCLLCSSSQEHQYHRHRPIEWAAEEHREKLLKKMQSLWEKACENQRNLNVETTRISHWKDYVNLRLEAMRAEYQKTAAFHHEEEKHNLAMLKKKGKDIFHQLHLSKAKMAHRREILRGMYEELKEMCHKPDVELLQGFGDILDRSESVLLHMPQPLNLELSAGPITGLRDRLIQFXVDITLHHNEANSHIFRCGDLRSMCIGCDRQNAPHITATPTSFLAWGAQTFTSGKYYWEVHVGDSWNWAFGVCNKYWKGKNQNDNIYGEEGLFSLGCVKNDIQCSLFTTSPLTLQYIPRTTSHIGLFLDCEARTVSFVDDNQRCLIYTIPNCSFSPPLRPIFRCIHL, encoded by the exons ATGAATTCTGGAATCTCGCAAGACTTCCAGATGGAAATTACCTGCCCCATCTGCATGAATTACTTCATAGACCCGGTCACCATAGACTGTGGGCACAGCTTTTGCAGGCCCTGTTTCTACTTCAACTGGCAAGACATCCCAATTCTTACTCAGTGCTTTGAATGCATGAAGACAACATGGCAGAGAAACCtcaaaactaacatttatttgaaGCAGATGGCTTTCCTTGCCAGAAAAGTCAGTGTCTGGCTATTCCTGAGCTCTGAGGAGCAAATGTGTGGCACTCACAGGGAGACAAAGAAGATGTTCTGTGAAGTGGACAAGAGCCTGCTCTGTTTGCTGTGCTCCAGCTCTCAGGAGCACCAGTATCACAGACATCGTCCCATTGAGTGGGCTGCTGAGGAACACCGG GAGaagcttttaaagaaaatgcagtcTTTATGGGAAAAAGCTTGTGAAAATCAGAGAAACCTGAATGTGGAAACCACCAGAATCAGCCACTGGAAG GATTATGTGAATTTAAGGCTAGAAGCTATGAGAGCTGAGTATCAGAAGACGGCTGCATTTCaccatgaagaagaaaaacataatttggCGATGCtgaaaaagaaggggaaagatATTTTTCATCAACTTCATTTAAGTAAAGCCAAAATGGCTCATAGGAGGGAGATTTTAAGAGGAATGTATGAGGAGCTGAAGGAAATGTGCCATAAACCAGATGTGGAGCTACTTCAG ggTTTTGGAGACATATTAGACAG GAGCGAGTCCGTGCTGCTGCACATGCCCCAGCCTCTGAATCTAGAGCTCAGTGCAGGGCCCATCACTGGACTGAGGGACAGGCTCATCCAATTCTGAG tggATATTACTCTGCATCATAATGAAGCCAACAGTCATATCTTCCGATGTGGAGATTTGAGAAGCATGTGTATTGGATGTGACCGTCAAAATGCGCCCCATATCACTGCAACACCTACAAGTTTTCTTGCATGGGGTGCTCAGACTTTCACCTCCGGCAAATATTACTGGGAGGTCCATGTGGGGGACTCTTGGAATTGGGCTTTTGGTGTCTGTAATAAGTATTGGAAAGGGAAGAATCAGAATGACAATATATATGGAGAGGAGGGACTCTTTAGTCTTGGATGTGTCAAGAATGACATTCAGTGCAGCCTCTTTACCACCTCCCCACTTACACTGCAATATATCCCAAGAACTACCAGCCACATAGGATTATTCCTGGATTGTGAAGCTAGAACTGTGAGCTTCGTTGATGATAATCAAAGGTGCCTTATATACACCATCCCTAATTGCTCCTTCTCACCTCCTCTCAGGCCTATCTTTCGGTGTATTCACCTCTGA